The following proteins are encoded in a genomic region of Actinomadura sp. NAK00032:
- a CDS encoding TIGR03089 family protein, which produces MSEPDPGAATPAELLRRRVADAPANPLVTFYDDATGERVELSAKTFDNWVAKTANFLVDGLGAEPGTRAVLVLPPHWQTAVWLMACWSAGVVAEPVDPETVKGRAGEPVGGSGPYILAAAQEVLDDVVGDTEAEEIVGLSLHALGGPLADCPPGVTDYADEVRGHGDRFAAGPDVTPGTPALNVTKTTLSQRELVAAAREAAEKWELDARDRLLVDVPFTTLEGVLAGLLAPLASGASVIIQRNFDKAILDQRLTVEHVTVVAGTPGPNDGSGSPYRLS; this is translated from the coding sequence ATGAGCGAACCCGACCCGGGCGCGGCCACGCCCGCCGAGCTGCTGCGGCGGCGGGTGGCGGACGCGCCCGCCAACCCGCTGGTCACCTTCTACGACGACGCGACCGGGGAGCGCGTCGAGCTGTCGGCGAAGACGTTCGACAACTGGGTCGCCAAGACGGCGAACTTCCTCGTGGACGGGCTCGGCGCCGAGCCGGGCACCCGCGCGGTGCTCGTGCTGCCGCCGCACTGGCAGACGGCGGTGTGGCTGATGGCCTGCTGGTCGGCGGGCGTCGTCGCCGAACCGGTCGACCCGGAGACGGTGAAGGGCCGAGCAGGCGAACCCGTCGGCGGCTCCGGGCCGTACATCCTGGCGGCTGCTCAGGAGGTGCTGGACGACGTGGTCGGCGACACGGAGGCCGAAGAGATCGTCGGCCTGTCGCTGCACGCGCTCGGCGGCCCGCTCGCCGACTGCCCGCCCGGCGTGACCGACTACGCCGACGAGGTCCGCGGCCACGGCGACCGCTTCGCGGCCGGGCCGGATGTGACGCCCGGGACCCCCGCGCTCAATGTGACAAAGACCACACTCAGCCAGCGGGAGCTGGTCGCCGCCGCCCGCGAGGCCGCCGAGAAATGGGAGCTGGACGCACGCGACCGCCTGTTGGTTGACGTGCCGTTCACCACACTGGAGGGGGTACTGGCGGGTCTACTCGCACCACTAGCCTCGGGTGCTTCCGTCATAATTCAACGAAACTTTGACAAAGCCATCCTAGATCAACGCCTGACCGTGGAGCATGTGACGGTGGTGGCCGGAACGCCGGGCCCGAATGACGGATCCGGGTCCCCGTACCGGCTGTCCTGA
- a CDS encoding LCP family protein, with the protein MNSNPMYMEYVDDADPQPAPRRGWRILGWVCIGLSAVMVAGSLTAYGLYRKAFGNISHEDVNAQLGPNRPKKLNSAMNILLLGSDTRAGSNGKYGRGLKNELPRSDTMILLHLSPGGGQAMGISFPRDLMIPMPSCKGRKGGTIPAQSRAQINSAFTNGGAACVIKTIESISNIRIDHFMQVDFTGFKTITKAVGGVPVCLPKAVNDPKSGLRLSKGPHKIKGETALAYVRVRHGLGDGSDTDRIKRQQKFMGSLANQAMSAGVLSNPKKLYSLMNAVTKSLTTDEELTPDVMMDIAREMQGMTSGKLRFVTVPSGPDPQDINRVALRDAAQPFFAAVRNDKTIPKEPKAGTPKIAPSQVRVRVYNGSGVQGQAGRVADDLESQGFQVTVGGNAPADAPATKVMYGAGADQQAQTLAALIPSKPQPTARKGGTPGVVDLVVGKNWTVLKSAGAGIPKQEGEIRASDNICKDS; encoded by the coding sequence ATGAACAGCAATCCGATGTACATGGAGTACGTCGACGACGCCGATCCCCAACCGGCGCCGCGACGCGGCTGGCGCATCCTCGGATGGGTGTGCATCGGGCTGTCGGCGGTCATGGTGGCCGGCTCCCTGACGGCCTACGGCCTGTACCGCAAGGCGTTCGGGAACATCTCGCACGAGGACGTCAACGCGCAGCTCGGCCCCAACCGGCCGAAGAAGCTGAACAGCGCGATGAACATCCTGCTGCTCGGGTCCGACACCCGCGCGGGGTCCAACGGCAAGTACGGCCGCGGGCTGAAGAACGAGCTGCCCCGCTCCGACACGATGATCCTGCTGCACCTGTCGCCCGGCGGCGGGCAGGCGATGGGGATCAGCTTCCCCCGCGACCTGATGATCCCGATGCCGTCCTGCAAGGGCCGCAAGGGCGGGACGATCCCGGCGCAGTCCCGCGCCCAGATCAACTCGGCGTTCACCAACGGCGGCGCCGCCTGCGTCATCAAGACGATCGAGAGCATCTCCAACATCCGCATCGACCACTTCATGCAGGTCGACTTCACCGGGTTCAAGACGATCACCAAGGCGGTCGGCGGCGTCCCGGTGTGCCTGCCGAAGGCCGTGAACGACCCGAAGTCCGGGCTCCGGCTGAGCAAGGGCCCGCACAAGATCAAGGGCGAGACGGCCCTGGCGTACGTGCGCGTCCGGCACGGCCTCGGCGACGGCTCCGACACCGACCGCATCAAGCGCCAGCAGAAGTTCATGGGCTCCCTCGCCAACCAGGCGATGAGCGCGGGCGTGCTCAGCAACCCCAAGAAGCTCTACTCGCTGATGAACGCGGTCACCAAGTCGCTCACCACCGACGAGGAGCTGACCCCGGACGTCATGATGGACATCGCCCGCGAGATGCAGGGCATGACCTCCGGCAAGCTCCGGTTCGTGACCGTCCCGTCCGGCCCCGACCCGCAGGACATCAACCGCGTCGCGCTCCGGGACGCCGCGCAGCCGTTCTTCGCCGCGGTCCGCAACGACAAGACCATCCCGAAGGAGCCGAAGGCCGGGACGCCGAAGATCGCGCCCAGCCAGGTGCGGGTGCGCGTCTACAACGGCAGCGGCGTCCAGGGGCAGGCCGGGCGCGTCGCCGACGACCTGGAGTCGCAGGGCTTCCAGGTGACGGTCGGCGGGAACGCGCCGGCCGACGCCCCGGCCACCAAGGTGATGTACGGTGCCGGTGCCGACCAGCAGGCCCAGACGCTCGCCGCCCTGATCCCGAGCAAGCCCCAGCCGACCGCGCGCAAGGGCGGCACGCCGGGCGTCGTCGACCTCGTCGTCGGGAAGAACTGGACGGTCCTGAAGAGCGCCGGCGCCGGTATCCCGAAGCAGGAGGGCGAGATCCGGGCCAGCGACAACATCTGCAAGGACTCCTGA